One Pochonia chlamydosporia 170 chromosome 5, whole genome shotgun sequence DNA segment encodes these proteins:
- a CDS encoding sugar transporter (similar to Talaromyces marneffei ATCC 18224 XP_002147172.1), with protein MAPSQSHQHGALADMTSAQAKGFSWLSNAGIVKLNLMLLLFQVSSYATGYDGSMMNGLQSLDNWKDYFNDPSASQLGLLNAIQNVGQLVALPFCAISCDKFGRRPVLVASAVLLLLGVVLQAAAQNTGMFIAARGIIGLGLAFNITAAPLLLLELAYPQQQGPVVGIYNSLWNLGALSAAWVTFGTFRIGNTWSWRVPSLLQGASSVLQICLCWLVDESPRWLISQERDDEARKLITKYHANGDDAHPIVALEMEEIRVALRLEAEYNKTTSYLSFFKTKGNRRRFFIILSVGFFSQWSGNGLISYYLTLILNSIGYTSEDTQTLINALLTVWSMVWSLFFSAVINKFGRRTMFLASTAGCLVVYIVWTALEATYEKQTALDGEGGGPYAKAVLAMIFLFNFAYSIGWTPLQVAYVIEILPFNLRARGLVLYNLFVALALIFNQYVNPIGVENSGWKYYIMYDVWLAFELLVVYFLFVETGSLSLEETAAVLDGEDYGKRLEAETVHNAEKSDALVYQITNEAADKKGDAVA; from the exons ATGGCGCCGTCTCAATCTCATCAGCATGGCGCGCTGGCCGACATGACAAGTGCGCAAGCCAAGGGGTTCTCATGGCTGTCAAATGCAGGAATTGTCAAGCTCAACCTGATGCTATTGCTTTTTCAGGTTTCTAGTTACGCGACAGGATATGACGGCTCAATGATGAATGGGCTTCAGTCCTTAGATAACTGGAAGGACTATTTCAATGACCCTAGCGCATCGCAACTTGGCCT ACTAAATGCTATTCAGAATGTCGGCCAACTGGTTGCGCTTCCATTTTGCGCCATAAGCTGCGACAAATTTGGCCGTCGTCCCGTGCTGGTGGCCAGTGCCGTCCTTTTGCTCCTCGGAGTTGTgcttcaagctgctgcacAAAATACCGGAATGTTCATTGCAGCAAGAGGAATAATTGGTCTCGGGTTGGCCTTCAATATCACTGCGGCACCTCTCCTTCTACTGGAACTTGCATatccccagcaacaaggccCAGTCGTTGGCATTTATAATAGTTTGTGGAATTTGGGTGCACTTAGCGCAGCCTGGGTTACTTTTGGAACGTTCCGAATCGGCAACACCTGGTCTTGGCGAGTCCCTTCACTGCTACAAGGCGCGTCCAGCGTCTTGCAGATTTGTCTCTGTTGGCTGGTTGATGAGTCTCCCCGTTGGCTCATCTCGCAAGAACGAGATGACGAGGCAAGAAAGCTCATCACAAAGTATCATGCAAATGGCGACGATGCTCACCCAATAGTTGCCttggaaatggaagaaaTCCGAGTTGCTTTGCGCCTTGAGGCTGAATATAACAAGACCACCTCGTATCTATCTTTTTTTAAGACCAAGGGTAATCGACGGCGATTCTTCATCATTCTTTCAGTCGGCTTCTTCTCGCAGTGGAGCGGCAATGGACTTATTTCTTATTACCTAACTTTGATTCTCAACTCCATCGGCTACACATCTGAGGATACCCAGACTCTTATAAATGCCTTACTAACGGTTTGGAGCATGGTTTGGAGTCTATTCTTTTCGGCTGTCATCAACAAGTTCGGCAGGCGCACCATGTTTCTCGCGTCAACGGCTGGTTGTCTTGTTGTATACATTGTTTGGACGGCGCTTGAGGCCACTTACGAAAAGCAGACGGCCCTGGATGGTGAAGGTGGTGGTCCTTACGCAAAAGCTGTCCTTGCCATGATTTTCCTGTTCAACTTCGCATACAGCATAGGCTGGACACCTTTGCAGGTCGCCTATGTTATTGAAATCCTGCCGTTCAACCTTCGTGCCAGGGGACTTGTCCTATACAACCTAtttgtggctttggcacTCATCTTTAATCAGTATGTGAATCCTATTGGTGTGGAAAACTCCGGATGGAAGTACTACATCATGTACGACGTTTGGCTAGCGTTTGAGCTCCTTGTCGtgtattttctttttgttgagACTGGCTCACTTAGTTTGGAAGAAACGGCAGCGGTTCTCGATGGAGAGGACTACGGAAAGAGGCTGGAAGCCGAAACGGTTCACAATGCGGAGAAATCGGATGCTTTGGTGTACCAGATTACCAATGAAGCAGCAGACAAGAAGGGAGATGCCGTTGCTTGA
- a CDS encoding glucokinase (similar to Talaromyces marneffei ATCC 18224 XP_002146125.1) has protein sequence MPPVTNDMAGSFDLSSEDVSILAKHSITRMNELLACHGATQIPSFVTKLPTGSEVGQFLAVDLGGTNCRICLVDLQGNSTYKILQSKHIVPREHMVNSSHKPLFDFIASRIKQFLDTNSTSGHGTGEKGERSSPLNEKALKLAFTFSFTYETISLTEGRMLQWDKGWDIPDAIGQDPCGMLQKAIDRLGLRVTAVALTSDSVSTLAAEAYACGGSVSPLAGIIFGTGTNAAYTEKLENITKLRGAHQGRGNDKDVMVINSEWGGWYDEHPEMLPCTIHDKTLDETSTNPNEQLFEKRVSGMYLAELTRLAILKASEDGALTCTFEGSSTLHKPYALSGPFLSSLANDCSDSLQASIVCIEQTLDAEGVSQADAHMVRSLTKAIVRRAARLSGAAIAALIIQSGRLRNITKPSDILFRANELGHKRSRGFISSLMSYAKILLCWPRDVEEVFSYSSSNRTDSLVPENEMIVIGVDGSLFEFYPTFEAEIREALRDVPDIGLAGEARVRFRLTRDGSSLGAALVAHAGL, from the exons ATGCCACCAGTCACCAACGATATGGCCGGGTCATTTGATTTGAGCTCTGAAGATGTGAGCATTCTTGCAAAGCATTCTATCACCCGCATGA ATGAGCTGCTGGCATGCCATGGTGCTACACAAATACCATCATTTGTCACCAAGCTTCCAACCGGCTCCGAGGTTGGACAGTTTCTTGCTGTTGACCTCGGCGGGACGAATTGCAGAATCTGCCTGGTCGATCTTCAAGGGAATTCAACATACAAGATACTGCAGTCAAAACATATCGTACCACGGGAGCATATGGTCAACTCCAGTCACAAACCACTTTTCGACTTTATTGCATCGAGAATTAAGCAATTCCTTGATACCAACTCAACATCTGGCCATGGCACTGGTGAAAAGGGGGAACGAAGCAGTCCCTTGAATGAGAAGGCTCTCAAGTTGGCGTTCACTTTTAGCTTCACTTACGAAACCATTTCCCTCACAGAGGGAAGAATGCTTCAGTGGGACAAGGGCTGGGATATTCCCGACGCAATCGGCCAAGATCCCTGTGGTATGCTGCAAAAAGCCATCGACAGGCTTGGGCTGCGTGTTACTGCCGTCGCACTTACAAGTGACAGTGTCAGTACTCTGGCAGCAGAGGCATATGCTTGCGGAGGAAGTGTGTCGCCTCTTGCCGGAATAATATTCGGAACAGGGACAAATGCTGCATATACTGAAAAGTTAGAAAACATTACCAAGTTGCGCGGTGCTCACCAAGGTCGGGGAAACGACAAAGATGTGATGGTCATAAATTCGGAATGGGGAGGTTGGTACGACGAACACCCGGAAATGTTGCCGTGCACAATACATGATAAGACTCTAGACGAAACATCCACCAATCCCAATGAACAACTCTTCGAAAAGAGAGTTTCCGGAATGTACCTGGCAGAACTCACAAGGTTGGCTATATTGAAGGCCTCGGAAGATGGAGCTCTCACATGCACGTTCGAAGGCTCCTCGACATTACACAAACCGTATGCTTTAAGCGgaccttttctttcttcgcTTGCAAATGATTGCAGTGATAGCCTACAAGCCTCCATTGTATGCATTGAGCAAACGCTAGACGCGGAAGGCGTGAGCCAAGCTGATGCCCACATGGTTCGTTCTTTGACGAAGGCCATAGTACGACGCGCCGCTCGCCTGTCTggggctgccattgctgcgCTCATTATCCAGTCAGGCAGACTGCGTAACATCACAAAACCGTCGGATATCTTGTTCAGGGCCAATGAATTAGGACACAAGCGAAGCAGAGGCTTCATATCATCACTGATGTCTTATGCCAAGATTCTACTATGTTGGCCAAGAGACGTAGAAGAAGTGTTTTCTTATTCCTCATCGAATAGGACTGACTCACTTGTTCCCGAGAATGAGATGATTGTCATCGGCGTCGATGGGTCCCTGTTCGAGTTTTATCCGACTTTTGAAGCAGAAATCCGAGAAGCACTACGAGATGTACCAGATATTGGTCTGGCTGGCGAAGCAAGGGTTCGATTTCGTTTGACAAGAGATGGATCTAGTTTGGGCGCTGCGCTGGTGGCTCATGCAGGATTGTAA
- a CDS encoding fungal transcriptional regulatory protein (similar to Cordyceps militaris CM01 XP_006673517.1), with amino-acid sequence MVPASLPLGELQSSDVTRDLLQRVKAIEDHLGLSSVPKQVSQEPKVGEIVEPWYDDEPLDKLWEASAVLERCVPGPRDGPHWRRSNIRHLWKTFHDKMPGLHFLPSKQKFSSPGPILLAAMLYCSSVRGAPEHAAIAPGYFTILCCAISQLSIPCSEIGLPLTSLEGAEEYAFQVVLGLVLAGLLNEGNIRETGIWISIAYRLVLEHCPPQVDERYCDWRRLFNGVQIVDLEHASLHLSSPVIPIEPPLAVLQVSHRDQLYRLSRMMHTGLSHFSGRGLPTIWSCFSGDVTDATSSPDPFSPVDAAVIRDWARNLDDWLVEFTKTGDDLDSQRKTVFRQYVLHRLVVLSIYHPAKGCNLRSSSISLNEQHELLVSARATLKLHYNDKSIWSNWDLVIISWAALIVIHGIEAGVGESDDLRNIRVHLDMLQDTNEPIPNLRTKLAAILEQNIQRLHTPSPSATNHMPMQPLNSGMNLDYSWQIFDQAIMSEVMDPFWLRTAEIQHNIQ; translated from the exons ATGGTTCCGGCTTCTCTCCCGCTCGGGGAATTACAATCGTCAGATGTAACGAGAGATTTGCTCCAAAGAGTCAAAGCTATTGAGGACCATTTGGGGTTAAGCAGTGTTCCAAAGCAAGTAAGCCAGGAGCCCAAGGTTGGAGAAATTGTAGAGCCGTGGTATGACGATGAACCCCTGGATAAGCTCTGGGAGGCGTCTGCAGTGTTGGAAAGATGTGTTCCTGGACCACGAGATGGTCCGCATTGGCGAAGAAGCAATATAAGGCACCTCTGGAAAAC ATTTCACGACAAGATGCCTGGACTTCACTTTttgccaagcaagcaaaaatTTTCTTCTCCCGGGCCGATTCTTCTTGCTGCTATGCTTTACTGCTCAAGTGTCCGTGGTGCTCCAGAGCACGCAGCTATTGCACCTGGATACTTCACAATCTTATGCTGTGCTATCTCGCAACTTAGCATACCTTGTAGTGAGATTGGCCTGCCTCTCACAAGCCTGGAGGGGGCCGAAGAGTATGCATTCCAGGTGGTGCTTGGGCTCGTTCTTGCTGGACTTTTGAATGAAGGCAACATTCGCGAAACGGGGATATGGATATCCATCGCATACAGGCTAGTACTGGAGCACTGCCCTCCCCAGGTTGATGAGAGATACTGTGACTGGCGGAGATTATTCAACGGCGTGCAGATAGTCGACTTGGAGCATGCGTCACTCCATCTGTCTTCACCAGTCATCCCAATAGAGCCGCCTCTCGCTGTGTTGCAGGTTTCACACAGAGATCAGCTGTACCGCCTCTCCCGCATGATGCACACTGGCTTGTCGCATTTCTCCGGGCGCGGCTTGCCAACGATATGGTCTTGTTTTTCCGGCGATGTTACCGACGCTACGTCTTCGCCTGACCCATTCAGCCctgttgatgctgccgtcATCCGCGACTGGGCCAGAAATCTGGATGATTGGTTGGTTGAATTTACGAAGACTGGTGATGACTTGGATTCACAGAGAAAAACTGTCTTTCGACAGTATGTCCTTCATCGATTAGTCGTTTTGTCAATCTATCACCCTGCCAAGGGCTGCAACCTGCGTTCGAGTAGCATCTCACTGAATGAACAACATGAATTACTAGTTTCGGCCCGGGCTACTCTGAAGCTACACTACAATGACAAGTCTATATGGTCAAACTGGGACTTGGTGATTATATCTTGGGCTGCTTTAATTGTCAtccatggcattgaggcAGGTGTTGGCGAGTCAGATG ATTTGCGAAACATTCGGGTTCATTTGGACATGCTTCAGGACACCAATGAGCCGATCCCAAACCTGCGTACAAAGCTGGCGGCTATTTTAGAGCAGAACATACAGAGACTGCACACGCCAAGCCCTTCTGCAACGAACCATATGCCAATGCAACCGTTGAATTCCGGCATGAACCTTGATTATTCCTGGCAGATCTTTGACCAAGCAATCATGTCCGAAGTCATGGATCCGTTTTGGCTCAGGACAGCGGAGATACAGCACAATATTCAATGA
- a CDS encoding glycosylhydrolase family 76-2 protein (similar to Neurospora crassa OR74A XP_961253.2): MAPGFSVAVSPFSLNSNDEIKQSASTLAWDLMQYYKGNLSGQTPGILPGPPPAGPYYWWEAGAMWGTLIDYWAWTGDPSYNDDIMQAMQWQVGPNDAYMPPNVTASLGNDDQGFWGMSAMSAAEMIFPNPPSDKPQWLALAQAVFNTQASPDRHDKTCGGGLRWQIPFANNGYNYKASIANGCFLNLGARLYRYTGNSTFSDWVNKTWNWMESVGFLNNETYAIYDGANVDDNCTDINKAEFSYNNGVFALGAAYMYNATKDQVWEDRVTKLVDYGLKTFFPDGIAVEIACENAGTCTTDMITYKGFLHRWYSYITLLAPFTAQTINPVLKTSATAAIKQCTGGTNGRQCGFKWASGKYDGQTGAGQEMSVLAAVSSQLAHVAAKAPATAESGGISKGNANAGSGADDFQLNVHPVTVGDKVGASVVTLLILGGAGAVFGFMTISK, from the exons ATGGCGCCTGGTTTCTCGGTTGCCGTCTCGCCATTCTCTCTCAATTCCAATG ATGAAATTAAACAGAGTGCCAGCACGCTGGCTTGGGACTTGATGCAGTACTATAAAGGAAACCTTTCCGGCCAGACACCAGGAATCCTTCCTGGGCCGCCTCCTGCTGGTCCTTACTACTGGTGGGAAGCCGGGGCAATGTGGGGGACACTTATTGACTACTGGGCTTGGACGGGGGATCCAAGTTATAATGATGATATTATGCAAGCCATGCAATGGCAGGTTGGACCGAATGACGCATATATGCCGCCTAATGTTACTGCGTCTTTAGGAAACGACGATCAGGGCTTTTGGGGAATGTCTGCTATGAGCGCTGCCGAGATGATTTTCCCCAACCCGCCCTCAGACAAACCCCAGTGGCTTGCTCTTGCACAAGCTGTTTTTAACACTCAGGCAAGCCCGGACAGGCATGATAAAACGTGTGGAGGTGGTCTGCGGTGGCAAATCCCATTCGCGAATAATGGTTATAACTACAAGGCaagcatcgccaacggcTGCTTCTTAAACCTGGGAGCGCGACTGTATCGGTATACTGGCAATAGCACGTTCTCTGACTGGGTTAACAAAACATGGAATTGGATGGAAAGTGTTGGCTTTCTAAATAATGAGACCTACGCTATTTACGATGGAGCAAACGTCGACGATAATTGTACGGATATCAACAAGGCCGAATTTTCCTACAATAACGGCGTATTCGCTCTAGGAGCAGCGTATATGTATAATGCA ACCAAGGATCAGGTTTGGGAGGATAGAGTTACGAAGCTTGTAGATTACGGCCTCAAAACTTTCTTTCCAGATGGGATCGCTGTCGAAATAGCGTGCGAAAATGCAGGTACCTGTACCACCGATATGATTACCTACAAGGGCTTTCTGCATCGCTGGTATTCGTATATTACTCTGCTGGCGCCGTTTACTGCTCAGACGATAAACCCAGTGCTCAAAACATCCGCAACAGCCGCCATTAAACAATGTACTGGTGGCACTAATGGTAGACAATGTGGATTCAAATGGGCTAGCGGCAAGTATGATGGACAAACTGGCGCTGGTCAGGAAATGAGCGTGCTAGCAGCAGTGTCTTCTCAACTCGCCCATGTCGCAGCCAAGGCGCCGGCAACGGCAGAGTCTGGAGGAATATCCAAAGGAAATGCGAACGCGGGGTCTGGAGCCGACGACTTCCAACTAAATGTCCATCCAGTTACGGTAGGAGACAAAGTGGGCGCCAGCGTCGTCACCCTCTTAATATTAggaggtgctggtgctgtATTTGGCTTCATGACTATAAGCAAGTAG